Within Aricia agestis chromosome Z, ilAriAges1.1, whole genome shotgun sequence, the genomic segment GAAAGCTCCCAGACTTTTCCGGGGACTCCGTCAAGACCGGGGGCTTTGTTCTTGCCCATTTTATGGATCGCAGCTGCCAGCTCTGCTGCTGTCACCGGGGGCACTTCTACTTCCTCTTCGGGTTCCGTAGTGGGTGATGCCATAGGGGGCGGGGACCACTCGGCCCTAGATGGAAACAGGGCCGAGATTATGGTGCTGCGGAACTCCGGTTGTAGGGTCTGTGTGAGCGGTGGGGCAGCAGGTCGGAGCTTCTGCCTCACCAACTTGTAAGGCTTGCCCCAAGGATCCTGCTCCAACGACTCAAGCCACTCATCCCAGGCCTCTTTCTTTGCTGCACGTATGGCATCGCGTAGGTTGTGGCGCGCCGTACGGTATGCGTCATAAATGACCGCCTCCTCTTCCTCAGTCCGGTTGCGTCTTCTACGGTATCTCGTGTATCGGCGCCGAGCAGCCACGCACACTTGTCTGAGACGCTTGAGATCCAGGGACCACCAATATGTCTGGCCACGAGGCTTGACAGGACCTAATCGGGGCATTGATGCATCGCAAATATTATGCGCCGCGTCATTTAGCCAATCGGCCAATTCCTCAACTCCTCCTTCGGGAGGGAGGGGGTTCCATGCTGCGACTATCGCTGCTTCCTTGAGCATTTCTCGGTCGAGCCTCCTCAAGGACCACCTTGGACCACCGTGAGAAGGAGTTCGGCGACCCAGCTCTGACGTGCAAGCAGAAACGTCAAAGCGTATATATCGGTGGTCCGATAGGGTCTCTTTGTCGCTCAGTACTCTCCAATTGGTGATCCGGCGAGCGACAGTTGGGCTGGACAACGTCAGGTCTACTATCGACTCGCCCTGCCACCGAACGCAGGTGCTAGTGGTACCGCGATTTGCCAACACAAAGCCTTTGGACGCCAGCCAGTTAGCGACGACTCGGCCTCTGGCATCCGTCGCCGGGGAACCCCATAGCGTCGACTTCGCATTGAAGTCCCCGGCGATGATCACCGGACCGGATGTCCCTTCGACGAACGTGGTCAGTCTCAACAGGAACGACTCAAAATCGGCAAGGGCCCTGTTGGGGGAGAAATATACCCCCACCACAGTGAGTGCCCTTAGTTTGGCAGACACGAACCCATTGCCTCTTGTTATGCCACGGGAGGTCGGTGGCGCAACCTTGGGACCAAAAACGAGCGCGACCCGTGAGTCCGCATCCCCCAGCCAGTCGTCTCTGTTTAGGACGCGGTACGGTTCAGCGGCGACGGCGACATCGATCTTCGACTCAAGTATCTCCTGAATCCACAAGTCCTGTGCCCGGGCACAGTGATTCAGGTTTCCCTGCAGGAACCTGAGGTTGTCCGTTATTGGGCTTCCATAGGTACCTCTCTGGCGCCGGAGGCCGCCTTAGATGTTTTGGCGTTCCTCCTGGTCGCTTGGCTCTTCTTGGGGCCGTTCCTCTTCTTGGTCTCGGGTTCACTACAGGGTTTGCCCTTTGTCCCCACAACGTGGTCCGCTGGTTTGCCGTGGCCGTCGCACAACGCACAGTGGGGTGCATTACTGCACTGCGCATTCATGTGGCCAATTCGGCCGCAGCGGAAGCATAACACGCTGCGGTCGTCACCTTTGGGGCAAGTGGCCCGTGTGTGTCCAATCTCGTGGCAGAAGTAGCACCTCATAGGTCGTGAGGACAAGAGCGTCACACGCACTGAGGTCCACCCGATGTACATCTTGGTGTTCGGTGTCGTCACCTGCTTCGCCGCCTCGATCGGGCACTTGACCCAGGTAGTGCCGCGGCCGCTTCTATCAATTCGGATCTCGCCGACCCTGACGTCATCCGTTGCGCATCCTCCAGATCTCGCGATGGCGGCGGCAATCTCCTGCGCAGAGGCAGAATCATCGAGGCCAACTATGCGTAGCTCGGCGCACTTTTGTGGCCGAGAAACACGAACGACGTCCTCCCCGATGATCTCCTTCAATTTTCCTGCAAGGGCATCGGCCTTTTCTTTACAGGCTGGACCAGAAACTTCGTACATACGGGCCCCGGTCACGGCCCGCTTAAATCTCACTGGTGGAATGTCCAGTGCCGTCAGGTCCAGCTCTTGTTTGGCCTTTTCGAGGATGTCCCCATAGGAGACACCTCGTTCCGCCGCGTCCGGTAGCAGCGTTAGGACTACGGCTGCTGTTTTAGGAACGCGTAGCTTATTTCCgctcttctttttcttctttttaggcGGCGCTTTTCGCTCAGCTTTCTTGTCCGCCTTTCCTTTCTTTACCACCTGCGCCCACTCTGAGGTGGTGGCGGGCTGCGACACCGCTGCTGTTGTTGCCGTGTCGTGCCTCGAGGCTGCCGCTTCGATGGCAGCGGCAgacttctttttcttcttcgcCTTCTTCGGCGCCGGGCCGGGGTTCGTCGGAGGCATCAGAGTCGAGACCGATGGCTCCGGCGGCGGCGTCCTCTTTTCTTTTTGTGAGGGGCCTGCAGGTGTTGTAGCAGGGGCCTCACGCTCCTTTCTCTTATCAGCGGCGAGTGGGGGGCGCAGGCGAGGCTCCGGCAGTAGCCGGGCTTCCAACCCCTCCAGTCGTGCATTAAGCCTTGCGCTTGATAAAGAGACTGCCTCTTGAACCGCCCTCTTTAACATCTCTTCGATGTCTGGGGGGGCTGCAGGGGCAGCCTGAGGTCTCATATTCTGGAGCTCGCGTTTTACAGTCGCAAGCTCGGTCTTCATCTCTGAAAGTTCCCTGGAGAGGCGCGTGTTTGCCGCCTCCAGAGCTCTTGTTTCCTCCGACGTTGAGTGTCTTAGGAGTGCCGCGCAGGACTCTTGGATGTCGGACACCGCCATCTTCAGAGTCTTAATCCCACTCAAGTTTTTAGAGGTCTTGGCCACTTTGGTGATGACTTCCAGGCTCTGTGTTATTTTGGAGCCCAGTTTAGCCCTCGTGACCGCATCCTCCTCTGCCATTGTCGTATCCGATAAGATGGAGGACTCAGACAAACGGAACGAGCGCGTTTGTTGAGTCCTTACAGTCTCTTTAGGAACGGCGCCTTTGGCCTCCACCTTCACTATCTCCCGCTCAAGGGTGATCTGATCCTGTCGGGCTTTGGCCAAACCTACGTAATGGCCGGTGGTTGGGGGCCTGCCCCTACCACGCTTACTTCCGCGCTTTGCGCTCTTCGAGGAGGTCGTGCCCTTTCTGCTCTCAGAGTCGGACTCATCCACATTACTGCCGCGCCTTTTGCGGAAATGCCTTTTTGTCCGCTCTTTGTCCTCGTCGTGACTTCGAGAGACGGCGGTCTCGTTTCCACTCTCGAAGTCATCCGAAGTTCTTCCTCCAAGATTGAAGAACTTACTTTGTAGCGGCGCGGGCGTTGCTGCCCGAGAGCCGTCTGTCAAATCTATTCTCTCGAGCTGCACCACCGGTGTTTGCAGTGCGTGAAGAGAATCTTCATTCCATGTCGCCGTTCGCTCCGCTACCGGTGCGGTAAGGGGCACCGGCTCCGGAGTAACGCGCGACGTCGTCAAAGCAATCAAGTCGTTTTGCAAATCCTTTTCCGTAATCAAGCCAAAGTCGTCGTTTATCCTCTCCTTTCTCCTCTCCTCCTCCTCCACAGCAATAGGTGCTCCCCCCGTATACGTGGAGCGACCCCCGGCCGAAGCCGGAGTGTGGGATTCCCCCTTTCGGAGACCCACCCGGGGAATATTTTTCTCCGTATTGCCTTCCATATTAGATCAGTTAAGGGGTGATTCTGCCCCACATCCTCATTGCGTGGTCACCCACCCGCCATGCACCCCGTCACCGGACGTCACCAGTTTAGGGTTGGGGGCCCACAGGCCCATCCGTCTCACAAACACTCACTGATttgcacacacaaacacacactatTGTATAGAAGAGTTAACTTAACAAGGAAAGATAGAGAAGAAAGGTGGGGAAAAGATAGAATAACGaataataaaatgacaaaagaaGTGTAAACTACCAAAAAGAGTGAAAGATAGAGACAGACCGGCGATCAGCCACCCTGGGTACCTCGCTCCGTGTAAGGGGCGGAGTGGCGTATCCAGGGGCCCAGGGACACCAACTAGGAGGAACCGGTATCGCCCCcggacctatacagacctaacgataaagaatataatactttaagttcgtacgtctgtcaggtACTTTACGTTGCTATTAAATATTCTTCCACAGACCCAGCTTTTCGCATCAACAGTGATTAATGAAcccttaattacaaaacaagacACAGGTCATGTTTTGTAATAGTCTGTCTGTAATGTCGCtttctgtttccttattcattgaggAGAATGTAGAacaaacgggggaaattatttgaaagggcttatatcATGCGAACTACTAgaccaatttttattttatttggcacagataagaagtagaccaagTAAAGGATCATAGCCTATCAATTTTAATCACTTTTTtaagtggctatatattttaaacccgtgcgacgccgggacGGGTCGCTAGTTTCTAAGAATTCGTTGAAAGTATTTTCATCCATTCTAAAATAATTGAGAAAATCATCAGAGtccaatatttaattaaaataaaatggctcaacgtttttctttcttttaaccACCGTTTCATCCATACTGTCGTATGTAAAACGTAGTTCAATACTAGCTATGAGAACAATAAAGGCCATGGTTTacatggttaaatagccgaagccataataagaaaaaaaaaaaaagaagaagaataagTTACTACGATATATGATCATTCGGCTTTTCACGAAAATGTTGTAAtttattgttgtttattttgctaaaaattaaattatgatttcatTTTCATAAGTTTGTAAGATGTTTTCATAGTACACACGTGTATGTTTAAAATGGCGATTAACGTcagaagaatattttttaagtatgcAAAATGTCTAGCGATCTCAGTGTTAACTGCATTTTTTGCTCAATTATTTATATCCATAAGCCTTTTCCCCTCTATCAACGACAACTTACTTAAGAAGATTGAACATCCTTCAAGTGTTAAGCATGGGGGTGGAGAATCTGCCAGAAAACTTCTCCCAAGCATGGAAGATGATGAAGATTTTTCCTCTAGAGTGCACGTCCAAAATAGACCTGTAGTACAACTAAGAGTTGAAGAATTAGACTTTATACCGCCTTGTGAAATCAAAAGCCGAGAAGCAGTATCAGCTATTCACAGagctaaaactcaaaattgcaagCAACAGATAGTAAATAAAACGTGTATGATACAAAATGGAAACTTTTACCAAGCTAAGTTGCCAAACCTTTGTAAGTCAAAAGATAAAGTATATGGGCGAAATTTGGGTTGTTATGCTGACGAAAAGAAGCTAAGACTATTGTCCAGTTTTTATGGCAATTATGTAAATACAAATACACCTGAATTATGTCTTGATATTTGTGTCCAAGGGGGATTCCCATTCGCTGGAGTGCAATATGCGTAAGTTTCAGAGGAATTCAATTGATACACTGTACATATAGTATTATTCATCAATCATTACTCTAAACTTTTGTTTAGACCAATGTACTCAtcactaattactaattatgtaGACTTTTAAAACCTCTTCTGATATCATTTTGCAGTTTGGCCCTTATAATCATCAATATATAATTTGTTGtagcttatacataatattatatcaatattacAGATCTGAATGTTTCTGTGGAGAAAACCCTCCACCAGCAGCTTCTAAACTAACAGATGGATTGTGTGATATGAAATGCCCTGGAGATTTGACAAAGATGTGTGGAGGTTATTTCAccatgaatatttttgaaacagGACTAGAGAGTAAgtcaattaacattgaataaattttaaaaaagtttctattaacatttattttcattagattagatctatacagggtgcaatttaaccttcctgcctaatttggatatattgatccttgttaaaaataaaaatacacatatttcttcttttataatcactcagtactaaaattttgagaaatagcctctgAAAGGTATCCTACCAAACCCCACAAAATATGCACACATGGGCGGCCCGGCGCGCCTcgcccttccattgacattcttgttattatcataagttgcgaattttctcTTCGTACTTTGACGGGTTTAGGAccaacgaatactatactcacaaggagCTTAGGACCGTCAAAATGTAAAGGACctagacaggtatgtttagattaaaattaattgatacacatcaaaataatgggaaattacaactttttaattacaaacaataagcactttagaaatttataataaatctaaaccacatcctttgcatttaggcgtatttaaaattttcaatcaacttatgtacacagtacaactactgtaattaaaaatcaaaaccacccacctctaaatcctatttacttccatcttgcctacacttaacatagttcaaactgcaatccgttttgctctaagcagagtctagcgcgttttgcacattgtctttaagactttaaaagtttgttaagcacaacaTTTAACCTCGTCAGATTCAGGGTAtagctgctgcattcgagaatcatcaatcagctgttatgaagacgaggaaggctttcttgctcgtgcagtctctgggttccgcgtaaactttcgccactcaaattgtagcacctccatatttcataacactcgatcgtggcTACATTGTCACAGATACTAAATAAAGCGCGGGGGCCCGGGGGCcgcgacaaacaaaataattacgtgttagctatacaacAATGCACGTGGCACTAAACGGCCCCCGGCGCACACTGGtcccaaagtaaaataaatgggACATTAAGAATTTTTGGATCGAAGCTCAACAGATCAggctgatattttttttgtagacagctgatgcaattacaagtcacttttatagatgtcgtttttttcaaatatgccATATCTAcagagataaaaaataattaattattttttgtatggacgaaatcataattttgtcattttattccaagattcaaacgtattcaaaataaatcataGCACAGGTTATAGAGGGACTCTTGTCGTACATTTTTGTCATAGACACTCAACTGCGATTTTTGCGCCTTTTAGAGCTACAGgcacttttttttttggtcagcggatgaagctgattttttttgtaGCATCTGATGCAACTTTTATAGATGTTGATTTTTTCAAATATGCCTTATCtacagagaaaaaaaatatgaattatttttgtatagacaaaatcataattttgtcattttcttccAAGATTCAAACGtattcaaaataaatcataGCACAGGTTATAGTTAAGAGTCCCTTCTTGTCGTACATTTTTGTCATAGACACTCAACTGCGATTTTTGCGCCTTTTAGAGCTACAGGcactgtatttatttttttggtcagCGGATtaagctgatttttttttgtagcatCTGATGCAATTACAGGCAACTTTTATAGATGTTGTTATTATTCAAATATGCCTTATCtacagagaaaaaaaaagaattattttttgtatagataaaatcataattttgtcattttcttccAAGATTCAAACGTGTTCAACATAAATCATAGCGTAGCTTATAGAGGGACTCTTatcgtatttttttgttatagacACTCAACTGCGATTTTTGCACCTTTTAGAGCTACAGGCACTTTTTTTTTGGTCAGCGGACTTACTTACAAAAATCACAACATTTAACCTCGTCtgattcagggtacagctgctgcattcgagaatcatcaatcagctgttatGAAGACGAGAAAGGCTTTCTTGCTCGTGcagtctctgggttccgcgtaaactttcgccactcaaaatgtagcacctccatatttcataacactcgatcgtgggTACTTTGTCACAGATACTAAATAAAGCGCGGGGGCCCGGGGGCcgcgacaaacaaaataattacgtgttagctatacaacAATGCGCGGGGTACTAAACGGCCCCCGGCGCACACTGGtcccaaagtaaaataaatgggACATTAAGAATTTTTGGATCGAAGCTCAACGGATCAggctgatattttttttgtagacagctgatgcaattacaagtcacttttatagatgtcgtttttttcaaatatgccATATCTAcagagaaaaaaatatgaattatttttgtatagacaaaatcataattttgtcattttcttctaAGATTCAAACGtattcaaaataaatcataGCACAGGTTATAGAGGGACTCTTGTCGTACATTTTTGTCATAGACACTCAACTGTGATTTTTGCGCCTTTTAGAGCTACAggcactttattttattttttttggtcaGCGGATGAAGCTGATTCTTTTCTGTAGCATCTGATGCAATTACAAGCAACTTttatagatattgttattattcaAATATGCCTTATctacagagaaaaaaaaaaagaattattttttgtatagataaaatcataattttgtcattttcttccAAGATTCAAATGTGTTCAACATAAATCATAGCGCAGCTTATACAGGGACTCTTGTCGTACATTTTTGTTATAGACACTCAACTGCGATTTTTGCGCCTTTTAGAGCTACaggcactttttttttttggtcagcGAACTTACTTACAAAAATCGCAGTTGAGTGTCTATAACAAAAATGTACGACAAGAGTCCCTCTATAAGCTGTGCTTGATTTATtttgaactagctgttgcccgcgacttcgtccgcgtggacttcagtttatagcgcgcgatgtcaacaaaattggtgtcaaaagcttttataaaaaaaccctggtaccccttaaatcaatacagctgtgcagtgtgcaaacaataagtacttcatttttgtatgttaaaaggattccacaccgccattttttccatacaaacgttgtcccctgtttcctccctggataatgctagtagagttataatttttttcctgaatatctacggccactaatacaatgtccctatgttttcttttttttcataatttaattattaaataagatatgaacgttcaaaaacccaaaaaaatggccagattttccactgtgttcaaacgtccagaaaacagatttggatagattatataaaaaaagcaaaacataggaacacagctcaagcctttttttaatctttaatgaaaaaagtacttaaatcggttaagttttggagaaggaatcaggggacaacgaatcgttgattttctggattttctgcagttgtctctatcgcgttctgcggtataagcttgaggtaagggagacagctatagatattacacgtacttttttttcatttctctagccgctgtggtatcctcttaaactttatatattatgccaaattttaaagcttatttagccccccaattacacaactttacccataaactatttatcattgataggtttagccccaatttcaccaacgtctgttagtgttaacagcttgttaaaatatcctgtcttctctttcattcatatgaaaaacgaaacagctaacgtgatactaattcgagcattaactttaacagtcgttggtgaaatttggtcttaaggttacgtcactgcctgcacagataaagtactgagttatttaataccgtagaatagatataacaatcgaaaaaaatcgagacttaaatgtaagatgataccacctcttatagaaagacttttgagcaagcgtcagcgccatgtagaagacgcacggcgccatatgaacgccattatgaattttttgaacaaatttacgacccttacaacccttttttccagtaaaaaagtagcctgtgtcctttctcaggctttagactatcagtatacaaaatttcattacaatcggttcggtagttttggcgtttggcgtgaaagcgagactgacagacagacagacagacagagatactttcgcattcataatattagtacagattatgtgcacactgcacagctgtttttgggtattttgattaattaagggccgcgctacaccggaatggcagcggcgaggcgagcactttcagcgctgccattccggtgtagcgcgctgcgcggccctaagaggggtaccacttaccagggttttaaaaagtttttaaatttgacacaaattttgttgacaccgcgcactaaaaactaaagtccacgcggacgaagtcgcgggcaacagctagttatgaataaaaacaataatatataataaagtaggtatgattagttctgttataataatgaagtaaaaaataaagcgccatctgttttcatatattagaattaaaatgtaaaaatattttctggatggaatataggccaacacaacacactcgaactccttagaaatgcagtaggagttctataagatcagatagattgattattattatagcaagtgataatattattaaacataatattctaacgtattaaaaactataaacaaaaacataataactaataagtatgattagttctatgttacaacgaagtacaaaaaaagcgccatctgttgaatcgtattagaactaaaatgttcattgcatcgcgtcgatatatttctggattttttataatattatacataaaatatatttaagatttttgaaatattattttaatacacatccaagacccaggaacattgaaaactttttgttccgcctgcgggactcgaacccaggacccccgggatgagcgctggccacgcgcaatgcgaagtaattttcatcgatattttcatggaaataagatattttcccacatcaaaatgtagcctatgtcctttctcagactctagaataactgtgtacaaaatttcattgcaatcggttcagtagttttggcgtgaaagcgagacagacagacagacagacagacagacagacagacagagatactttcgcatttataatattagtatagatatctttgaatcttggaataaaatgacaaaattatgatttcgtcccattgacttttataagtggacgcggcataatggtctctaccaaatcaaaataccgtGGCCGGTCCgtcattttatgttccggttctccgaggtacataaactgtcaaagtgtcgtaatatagggatgtcgaaattgaaagaaaatatcgatatatcgatacatcgatatttgaaaaaatatcaatatcggtcaaatttttcgaccaatttgctttttttaaaattaatttatagtccgtcaaaaaagtgaagaaatttaaaaaaatttgtccttggatcggtacgtttatatttttactaaattttttgttattttacagaTGGCTTGatttcgtatgtgctaatttagttaataattagacagtaaataagatttgtgatagaatagatcatagaatataacatggcttgattttcgatatttaatcaacatagaaattagtagatttgaaatttagtgatgtacttttttatcgaatttaaaaaatatatttatttaaaagattttaaccataacatcttacttatcgatatcctcgacaaatatcaaccgagtcccatcactataggccgccatgtttagttcttggcaatatggcgccggccacacttttttgtagttatgtcgcttccatctgtttccttattcattgtatcgtccatacaaaaaaataattcttatttttttttctctgtagACAAggcatatttgaaaaaaacAACATATATAAAAGTTACTTGTAATTGCATCAGATGCTACAAAAAAACAGCTTCATCCTCAGACTACTAAGGGGATACTACGTATGCTTCATCCGctgaccaaaaaaataaaaataaagtgccTGTAGCTCTGAAAGGCGCAAAAATCGCAGTTGAGTGTATAAAAGTGACTTGTAATTGCATCAGCTGTctacaaaaaaaatcagcctGATCCGTTGACCTTCGATCCAAAAATTCTTAATGTcccatttattttactttgggaCCAGTGTGCGGCGGCCGACGACCGGCCCgcctcccgcctcccaccccgcttTACCCCTAGGCATAACCAGTCTTCCGATGTCAGACTAGCGGTAatcgtaattattatgaactaatGAAGTGGCCATTGTGCACCGAATTtctttgggataaaatatgttattgtaaaaaaattaacatcctattttttttatttaattgactcacctaatgatacccaagccccaaaaaaatttggcaggtaggtttaattgcatcctgtatattaatacgcaagcgaaaaactttatatcccttttcacgaaaaatgcagaaacgtaggtgaatgaaaatttgcacagttatagtttacatggtgaaggagtgcatcgagctaatattattttgaaattatgcttttatcatacatttttttaacaacataAACGTTACATatagatgacagatttttgagttacAAACCTATTTATACGacttatactcttttatttatggtctatggattatagttttttttattaaatcttagcaaggtataaatagtcagtactcaagatgcatctcggtctcaagacacggttcaggctctgtgattggttggctgtcaaaatttggaccactcatagagccgaaccgcgtcttgagaccaagatgcatcttgagtactgactatttatattttatatcggccttagatactattagacaatgctttcacggccagtctgagatcagctaagtcccagagacaagagttgaaaaaaatatgataaattattcaatattttttttacaaaacataggtaggtactaggtagtagtcctaatgtcgttggcgatctctagttataataaaTGTCTGCTTGATTAAGTTTGTATGACACTGAAAAGatgaaaaatcttttaaatattatacaagcaCCATGGTAgtgtgttattttatttagattcTGAAGCAACAggcataaaattaattattgttttattgatTTCAGAATTTACGCCTCAGACCCCAGCTTCAAGCAGTGAAGAGGGAGGTTCAGTAAGAATAGtatttttacttactttaaatgGTAGAGCATTACGTCAAGTTCACAGATTAATCAATGCTCTTTATAGATCTAACCACTATTTTTATATACATGTTGATCAAGTAAGTAACAGTCAATTtctttcaattaaaaatatacatccTACCAATGATATGTTACTGAGTTTATAGCAAAACTATAATCTAAGTTATGAATAagtttaaaaatgtatctaagtaatataattctgagttgaaattaaatttatataaaaagaaTTTGTTAAACAAACAAGTTTTATCTTATCTATGATGTTCATTGTTACAGAGACAAGACTATTTACACCGCAAATTAGCTTTATTAGAAGAAAAATTTGCAAACATAAAATTAGCTAGAAAAAGGTATTC encodes:
- the LOC121739522 gene encoding uncharacterized protein LOC121739522, with amino-acid sequence MEGNTEKNIPRVGLRKGESHTPASAGGRSTYTGGAPIAVEEEERRKERINDDFGLITEKDLQNDLIALTTSRVTPEPVPLTAPVAERTATWNEDSLHALQTPVVQLERIDLTDGSRAATPAPLQSKFFNLGGRTSDDFESGNETAVSRSHDEDKERTKRHFRKRRGSNVDESDSESRKGTTSSKSAKRGSKRGRGRPPTTGHYVGLAKARQDQITLEREIVKVEAKGAVPKETVRTQQTRSFRLSESSILSDTTMAEEDAVTRAKLGSKITQSLEVITKVAKTSKNLSGIKTLKMAVSDIQESCAALLRHSTSEETRALEAANTRLSRELSEMKTELATVKRELQNMRPQAAPAAPPDIEEMLKRAVQEAVSLSSARLNARLEGLEARLLPEPRLRPPLAADKRKEREAPATTPAGPSQKEKRTPPPEPSVSTLMPPTNPGPAPKKAKKKKKSAAAIEAAASRHDTATTAAVSQPATTSEWAQVVKKGKADKKAERKAPPKKKKKKSGNKLRVPKTAAVVLTLLPDAAERGVSYGDILEKAKQELDLTALDIPPVRFKRAVTGARMYEVSGPACKEKADALAGKLKEIIGEDVVRVSRPQKCAELRIVGLDDSASAQEIAAAIARSGGCATDDVRVGEIRIDRSGRGTTWVKCPIEAAKQVTTPNTKMYIGWTSVRVTLLSSRPMRCYFCHEIGHTRATCPKGDDRSVLCFRCGRIGHMNAQCSNAPHCALCDGHGKPADHVVGTKGKPCSEPETKKRNGPKKSQATRRNAKTSKAASGAREEILESKIDVAVAAEPYRVLNRDDWLGDADSRVALVFGPKVAPPTSRGITRGNGFVSAKLRALTVVGVYFSPNRALADFESFLLRLTTFVEGTSGPVIIAGDFNAKSTLWGSPATDARGRVVANWLASKGFVLANRGTTSTCVRWQGESIVDLTLSSPTVARRITNWRVLSDKETLSDHRYIRFDVSACTSELGRRTPSHGGPRWSLRRLDREMLKEAAIVAAWNPLPPEGGVEELADWLNDAAHNICDASMPRLGPVKPRGQTYWWSLDLKRLRQVCVAARRRYTRYRRRRNRTEEEEAVIYDAYRTARHNLRDAIRAAKKEAWDEWLESLEQDPWGKPYKLVRQKLRPAAPPLTQTLQPEFRSTIISALFPSRAEWSPPPMASPTTEPEEEVEVPPVTAAELAAAIHKMGKNKAPGLDGVPGKVWELSMEQLESHVLSVLTSCVVQGQVPRRWKTGKLVLLRKNGKPEDQPSAYRPIVLIDEIGKILERIIVARLNQHLENVGPNLSEAQHGFRSCRSTIDAVARLKAITEEEVARGGVVLAVSLDISNAFNSLPWATIEEALKYHRVPRYMRKLIRNYLSERSVQYPTEDGWEEYEVDCGVPQGSALGPTLWNIGFDYVLRCRMLSGAEEIAYADDTLAVCRGKTIREAKILATATVAQIVRRIQSLGLTVALNKSEALLFHGPRKSPPPGLAVTVSGINIEVKSSMTYLGLVLDGRWTFKDHFRRLSERVSRSAGALASLLPNLGGPSLTCRRLYMGVIRSMIMYGAPIWAKDLSPSNRLVLGRVQRTMATRVVRGYRTISKDAACLLAGSVPWDLEARALADVYWRGAATRAGGSNPLPDAVRRWRDQARERTIELWEERLQEPQVSVNLVQAIRPVLKQWLTRKTGALSFRLTQVLTGHGCFGRYLCEIVSREETTRCHHCDCDRDTTEHTVTACPSWIVQRAALSATIGPDLSLPALFRAMLSSEQEWKAVEDFAHDVISAKEEAERIREREALDPRRRSRPRRRRVNLNDQSVPP